The DNA window GCAGGAGCCGACGAAGGCGTTCATCGAGAAGGCGCGCGCGCGCAACCCGGCGCTGTTCCGCCAGATTGTCCTCCAGTACGTCGTCTGGGGCGGCACGCACGCGGCGCTCGTCGCGCTCGCCATCTTCATGCACGGCGTGGCGGGCGGCCTGCGCATCTGGGCCTTCGCCTTCCTGATTCCGGCCTTCTTCTCGCTGTGGACCATCATGTTCTTCAACTACATCCAGCACGTCCACGCGGACCCCTGGAGCGACCATGACCACAGCCGCAGCTTCACCGGTCGCCTCATCAACTTCTTCCTGTTCAACAACGGCCTGCACGCGGTGCACCACGAGACGCCGGGTCTGCACTGGAGCCTGCTGCCGGAGGCCCACGCCAAAATCGCGGCGTCCATCCACCCGGACCTGAAGCCGGTGAGCTTCTTCGGCTGGTGCTTCCGCTCCTACGTGATGGCGCCGCTGATGCCGCGCTTCGGAACCAAGCAGGTCGGGCGCGCGCCGTATGACCCGCCCTCTGGTGCTCCGGTGGACGTGTCCTTCGGGGACGACCTGCAGGCCGTGGACTCGGGCGTCAACATCGCCCGCGTCTGACGCACCCGCACACGCGGGGACGTGGTGTTGCCTCTGTCATGTATTCCTCAACTCTCCCTGGAATCTTGCCAGGGGGAGTATTCGGCGAGCAGCTGATTCCCATATCTCGACGAGAGCGAGATGGGCGGGCCGGGGGGATGACACGGAGGCACCGCATGAGGATGGCCCCAGGCCCTATCCGTCCAGCCGTTGGTGAGGCGCTGATTTCCGCGCCCCGCGTGCTGTGGGTTGGAGTGGCCGGGGACGCGTGGCTGGTGGTGTCGCGCGTGGCGAAGTCCCTGGGCTTCGAGCCCGTGCAAGCCGTGGTGCCGGGTGCGGTGGGCGCGGAGTTATCCCGTGCGCGCCCCCGGCTGGTGCTGGTGCACTGGCGTCAGGTTCGCGAGCGAGGTCCGGGCGGGCTCGGTGGGCTGAAGGCCCGCGTGGGCGCGGCGGGCGCGACGATGGCGTTGGTCGCGGAGCCACACACGCCCGCGGAGGTGCTGGAGGCCGCGGACGCGGAGGGCGTGGAGGACTGTCTGCTGACGCCGGTGAGCGAGGCGGCGGTGCGCTCGCGGCTCTCCGCGCTGCTGGGGACGCCGCCGTTGCTCGTGTCCCATGAGCGCTACAGCCCGCGCGTCGTGCTGCTCGCGGGGGCGGCGGGCGCGAGGACGTGGACGGGCCTGGGCTCGCTGTTGGAGGCGTGTGGCCACCAACTGCTCTACAGCGCCACCGTGGAGGGCGCCGCCGCTCGCGTGGAGGAGCATGGCTCGCCGCCGCACCTGCTCATCGTCGCGGGGGATGGGAGCTGGGGCGGCGTCTGGGCGCGAGCGAGCGCGGGCGCGCGGGTGTTGCTGGAAGGCGTGCCGTCGCTGGCGGTGACCGCGGCGGAGTGCGCCCGGGCGGCGACGTTGCTGCCGCGCATCCACGCGATGCTGGGACGCGAGGGCACGTCGCTGCGCGTGGAGGAGCGGGTGCCCTTCTCGTGTCCGGTGGAGTTCGGCGAGGTCGGCCCCCGAGGACTCTCCTGGACGTCGGGCGTGTCCTTCGCGCTGAGCCCGGGCGGGCTGTTCGTGCGCACGCTGGTGCCCGCGCGGTCGGGGGCGGCGGTGACGTTGCGCATCCACCTGCCCACGACGGGGGAGCACCTGGAGTCGCCCGGGGTCGTGGCGTGGGCCAACCCCTGGGCCTCGCGCGACGGGTTGAGCTGTCCGTTGGGCATGGGGGTGCGGTTCCTGGGCATGGGTCCTCCTCGGCTGATGCACCTGCGCCAGCTCTGTTACGCCCCGGCGGGGCCCTGACGCGCGCAAGGAAGGACGTGCCATGCGGCGCAAGAAGGTGCTCCTCGTCGACGACTCGCACACCGTCTTGATGCTCCACCAGATGATGATGGTGGAGCGCGGCTACGAGACGCTCATCGCGCGCGATGGCCTGGAGGCGCTGGCGCGCGCGGAGACGGAGTCACCGGACCTGGTGGTGCTGGACGTCCACATGCCGAACCTGGATGGACTCCAGACGTGCCGCGCGCTGCGCGAGCGGGAGCGCACCCGCCACACGCCCATCATCCTGTGCACCACGCGCATGGAGGCGTCGTGCGTGCAGGCGGGCTTCGAGAGTGGCTGCTCGGACTTCCTGACGAAGCCCTTCGCGGGCGCGGAGCTGGCGGCGCTGCTCTACCGCTACCTGGGCTCCGAGCGCGGCACGCGGGGCGAGGGCTGACCGGGGGGCCGCGCGGGCAGCGAGCGGCGGGGCAGCGTCACGGTGAAGCGCGTGCCGTCCTCCTCGGTGGAGGTGACTTCGATGGCGCCGCCGTGCGCCTGGACGATTTCCCGGACGATGTAGAGGCCCAGGCCGTAGCTCATCTTGAGCGTGCGCGTCGTCTGGGGGCCGCTGCGGAAGGGCTCGAACAGGTGCGGCACCAGGTGCGCGGGGATGGGGCGCCCGCCGTTGCACACCTCCAGCGCCACCTTGTTGCCGCGCGCCGCATGCGTCACCAGCCGCACGGGGCTGTCGGGCGGACCGAACTTGAGGGCGTTCTCCAGGAGGTTGGAGGCGACCTGTCCCAGCCGGTCCGGGTCCCACATGCCTTGGGTGTTGCCCTTCTGCTCCACCTCGATGATGCGCTCGGGATAGGCCACGCGGAACTCGTGGGCCACGCGCGCCACCAGGTCCTTCAGGTCCACCGGCCGGGGCTCAATGGCGACGCCGCCCATCAGTCGTGTGCGCGTGAAGTCCAACAGCAGCCGGGTGAGCCGTTCGATGCGCACCGCCGCGGTGGCGATGCGCTGGCTGGTGCGCCGCGCGTCCTCGGCCGTGCCCGCCTCCGCCATGACGCGCGACCAGTTCATGATGGCGCCCAGCGGGCTGCGGATGTCGTGGCTGACGATGCCCATCAGCTGCTCCTGGAACTCGGAGTGCCGACGCGCCTCCTCCTCCGCCCACTTGCGCTGGGTGATGTCGCGGCTGATGCCGAACAACCCCACCACCTTGCCGTCCGCGTCGCGCAGCACGCCCTTGGTGGACAGCCACACGCGCGGCCCTTCATCGCCCGGCTGCGTGTCCTCGTAGGTGATGGTGCGGCCGAAGGCGAGCACCTCCCGGTCGTTGGCGGCGTTGTTCCGGGCGACCTCGGCGCTGAACAGCTCCGGGTCCGTGCGGCCCAGCACCTGCTCCACCGTGCGGCCCACCGCGCGTGCTCCCGCGGCGTTGATGTGCTGGTAGCGGCCCTCCAAATCCTTCGTGTAGATGGCGTCCGTCGTCCCCTCGTGGACGGCGCGGAACACCTCGCTGGTGCGGCGCAGCTCCTCCTTCGCGCGGCGCTCGCCGGAGATGTCGCGACAGTGCACCAGCAGGCCCCCGTGGATGACGCGCGCGCGCACGTCGAAGCACAGGTCTCCACCCGGCCAGTCATGCTCGAAGCGCGTGGCGGCCTGCTGGGTGGCGGGCTGCTCGAAGCGCAGGTGCTCGCCCAACCCCAGCAGTGACGAAACCGCCAGGCGCACGTCGTCGCCCAGGCTCGCGGCGCCGTCCAGCAGCTCCGCCATGCGCGGGCTGACGTAGGTGAAGCGCCACTGCGCGTCGAGCGTGAAGAAGGCGTCGGGCAGTCCCTCCAGGAGCGCATGGAGCGGTACGCCGGACACCTCGGCCGTCGCGGGCGGCGGGGGTGGCGGGGGGCGCTGGCGCTTCTTGGCGGGGGTGGAGGGCATGCGTCGTGGGGTTCGCGAGGGGCCGGGAGACAGGAGGGGAGCAGCGGTGCGTCAGCGCCAGCAGCCATCTCCGCCCATCGCCCGAGGGCGACGGCGGGGCGTCAAGGACGAGCGAGTGCCCGGGACTTCCGCGTGGGCCGATGCACGGAAGGCGGTGGGCATGAGGGCTGCGGTGAGGCGGAGACGCATCCGGGGAGAACCATACCCCGCTCCCCGACTCCCGCGAGCAGCCCCTTCGTTTCCTCTCTTGCCCGCCCCCAGGCCGCCGGATTTTGTGCAGCAGGGCTGCAACGGGAATGGACGAATGCGCCGCCAGTGAATGCTGGTTCAGGTTTTTCTGGGTATGAGGTGGGGCTGTCCGGACCGGGGTGTAGGGGCTTACGCGGACTTCTTCTGTTCAGCGTCATCCTGCTCGAACAGGCTCTCCAGCTCCTTGCGCGCGCGGGCGGCCATCTCCACCAGCTTCTTCTCGTCGTGGTGGTAGCGGGCCGTCTCGCGCAGGAGCTTCTCGTCGTGCTCGCGCAGGCGCTCCATGACGCGGTGGCTCTCGGAGAAGGTGAGGCCCAGCTCCTGGAGGATGTCGCCGCCCATCTCCATGCTGCCGGCGAAGGTCTCTCGCATGACGTGCTCGATGCCCAGGTCCAGCAGGCGGTAGGCATGGATGCGGTTGCGCGCGCGGGCGAAGACGGTGAGGTGCGGGAAGTGCTCCTTCACCGTCTGGGCGGTGCGGAGGGAGGCCTCGATGTCGTCGATGGCCAGCACGAAGACGCGGGCCTTGTCGGCGCGGGCGGCGCGCAGCAGGTCCAATCGCGACGCATCGCCATAGAAGACCTGGCTGCCGAAGCGCTTCATGAAGTCGATGTGCTCGGGGCTGGCGTCAATGGCGGTGAAGCCGATGCGCTTGGCGCGCAGGAGCCGGCCCACCACCTGGCCCACGCGGCCGAAGCCCGCGATGATGACGGGGTGGTCCTCCTCGGGGGCCACGTTGTACTCGCGCGCCTGCGCCTGCTGACGGAAGCGCGGGCGGCCCCAGCGCTCATAGGCCGCGTAGAAGAGCGGCGTGGTGGCCATGGACAGGCCCACGACGACGACGAGCAGCTCCGACACCGCGGGCGGCATGACCTGGAAGGACACCGCGAGCGCGAAGAGGACGAAGGCGAACTCGCCGCCCTGGGAGATGACGATGCCCAGGCTGAGCGAGGGCTCCTGCTCCTTGAGGCTGAAGCGGCCCAGGCCGTAGAGCACCGCGCCCTTCAGGGCCACCAGGCCCAGCACCAGCCCGGTGATGAGCAAGGGCTTCTCGACGATGAGGCTCAGGTTCACGCTCATGCCCACGGCGATGAAGAACAGGCCCAGGAGCAGGCCCTTGAAGGGCTCGATGTCTGCTTCCAGCTCGTGGCGGTACTCGGACTCGGACAGGAGCACGCCGGCGAGGAAGGCGCCCAGCGCCATGGACAGGCCCACCGCGCTGAGCAGCGAGGCGGTGCCCACGACGACGAGCAGCGCGGTGGCGGTGAACAGCTCCTGGCTGTGGAAGGAGGCGACGACGCGGAACAGCGGGCGCAAGAGGAAGCGCCCCACGAGCACGACGCCGACGAGCACGGCCAGCACCTTGAGGCCGGTGTGCCAGCCCGGCTCCACGGCGGCCGCTTGCGCCTGGCCCAGGAGGGGCAGCGCCGCGAGCAGCGGGATGACGGCCAGGTCCTGGAACAACAGGATGCCGAAGGCCAGCCGTCCGTAACCGGTGGTGAGCTGGTTGCGCTCGGCGAGGAGCTGGAGCGCGAAGGCGGTGGACGACAGCGACAGGCCGAAGCCCGCGATGATGGCGGCGCCCGGAGGCAGGCCCAGCATCCAGCTCACGGCCGCCAGCAGTCCTCCGGTGAGGAGCACCTGCGCGCCGCCCATGCCGAACACGGACTGGCGCAGGCTCCACAGGCGCGAGGGCTGGAGCTCCAGGCCAATGACGAACAACAGCAGCACGACGCCCAACTCGGAGAAGTGGAGCACGTTCTCCACGTCGCCAATCAATCGCGCGCCCGAGGGGCCGATGATGGCCCCCGCCACCAGGTAGCCGAGCACCGAGCCCAGCCCCAGCCGCTTGAACAGCGGGACGGACACCACGGCGGCGCCCAGGAAAATCAGTGCTTGGTGCAGGAAGGCCATGGGCGCTTCCTGACACGGACGCTTCTCCGGGCCAAGAGCCCCTCGCATCCATGAGCCCGCCCGCCCGGCGGCGGGGCCGGGCGCATTCAAGGCCAGACACACGGCAATGACAGGTGGCGCAGGGGATTCGACCAGAAGCTGTAAAACCGAAATCACATGAAAAAGTCGAGCCATGTTTGAGATTCGTCGATATGGCCATGGCTCCTTCCACTCCGAGGAGTTCATGAGACAGCGCGTCGCGATGTGGCAGCGAACCTGGATGGGGATGTTGGGCGCGGTGGCCTGCGCCACGGTGGGGTGCGCGGGCGGGCCGCCGGAGCCGGAGGAGACCGCGGCGTCGTCGCGTCTCTTGCTGCCTCCGGGCAACTTCCTGCCCAACCCGTCGTTCGAGTCGAACGTCACGGGCTGGTCGAGCTGGCAGGGTGCGCTGAGCCGAGTCGCGCATGCCTCGGCGCCGGATGGCGCGTCCGTGGTGCGTGTCACGCGGACGGCGGGAGACATGTACTCGCTGGACGACGCACCGGACGCGGTGGCGTCCACCACGGTGGGCACGGTGTATCGCGCGTCGGCGTATGTCGCGGCGGGGAACGCGGGCACGGTGGGCAAGCCCGTGGTGCTGGTGGTCCGCGAGCGCAACGCCGCCGGGGCGACGGTGGGCTATGTGGAGGACTCCGCGTCGCTGACCACCGCGTTCCAGCACCTGACGGTCGACGCCCCGGTGCAGCAGTCCGGCAATCGGGTGGATGTGTATGTCCTTCAGTCCGGCGCGGTGAGTGGCAACGTGTTCCTGGCGGACGCGCTGACGCTGGAGGTGGTGCCTCCGGCGACGCCGGGAGAGCCGAGCAACCTCTTGTGGAGTGATGAGTTCGACGGCGTGGCGGGCACCTCGCCGAATCCCCAGGTGTGG is part of the Myxococcus landrumus genome and encodes:
- a CDS encoding fatty acid desaturase family protein codes for the protein MLRYSADVRTLLWCLAMPVVALSMYAAPQLIPYLCPLACYLALSAGVIAHNHNHCPTFRNRKMNEAMGMWLSLFYGYPTFVWIPTHNLNHHKFVNKAGDATITWRYSKKHNFLVAFFFPFISTYWQQEPTKAFIEKARARNPALFRQIVLQYVVWGGTHAALVALAIFMHGVAGGLRIWAFAFLIPAFFSLWTIMFFNYIQHVHADPWSDHDHSRSFTGRLINFFLFNNGLHAVHHETPGLHWSLLPEAHAKIAASIHPDLKPVSFFGWCFRSYVMAPLMPRFGTKQVGRAPYDPPSGAPVDVSFGDDLQAVDSGVNIARV
- a CDS encoding PilZ domain-containing protein — its product is MRMAPGPIRPAVGEALISAPRVLWVGVAGDAWLVVSRVAKSLGFEPVQAVVPGAVGAELSRARPRLVLVHWRQVRERGPGGLGGLKARVGAAGATMALVAEPHTPAEVLEAADAEGVEDCLLTPVSEAAVRSRLSALLGTPPLLVSHERYSPRVVLLAGAAGARTWTGLGSLLEACGHQLLYSATVEGAAARVEEHGSPPHLLIVAGDGSWGGVWARASAGARVLLEGVPSLAVTAAECARAATLLPRIHAMLGREGTSLRVEERVPFSCPVEFGEVGPRGLSWTSGVSFALSPGGLFVRTLVPARSGAAVTLRIHLPTTGEHLESPGVVAWANPWASRDGLSCPLGMGVRFLGMGPPRLMHLRQLCYAPAGP
- a CDS encoding response regulator, which gives rise to MRRKKVLLVDDSHTVLMLHQMMMVERGYETLIARDGLEALARAETESPDLVVLDVHMPNLDGLQTCRALRERERTRHTPIILCTTRMEASCVQAGFESGCSDFLTKPFAGAELAALLYRYLGSERGTRGEG
- a CDS encoding sensor histidine kinase; translated protein: MPSTPAKKRQRPPPPPPPATAEVSGVPLHALLEGLPDAFFTLDAQWRFTYVSPRMAELLDGAASLGDDVRLAVSSLLGLGEHLRFEQPATQQAATRFEHDWPGGDLCFDVRARVIHGGLLVHCRDISGERRAKEELRRTSEVFRAVHEGTTDAIYTKDLEGRYQHINAAGARAVGRTVEQVLGRTDPELFSAEVARNNAANDREVLAFGRTITYEDTQPGDEGPRVWLSTKGVLRDADGKVVGLFGISRDITQRKWAEEEARRHSEFQEQLMGIVSHDIRSPLGAIMNWSRVMAEAGTAEDARRTSQRIATAAVRIERLTRLLLDFTRTRLMGGVAIEPRPVDLKDLVARVAHEFRVAYPERIIEVEQKGNTQGMWDPDRLGQVASNLLENALKFGPPDSPVRLVTHAARGNKVALEVCNGGRPIPAHLVPHLFEPFRSGPQTTRTLKMSYGLGLYIVREIVQAHGGAIEVTSTEEDGTRFTVTLPRRSLPARPPGQPSPRVPRSEPR
- a CDS encoding monovalent cation:proton antiporter-2 (CPA2) family protein; the protein is MAFLHQALIFLGAAVVSVPLFKRLGLGSVLGYLVAGAIIGPSGARLIGDVENVLHFSELGVVLLLFVIGLELQPSRLWSLRQSVFGMGGAQVLLTGGLLAAVSWMLGLPPGAAIIAGFGLSLSSTAFALQLLAERNQLTTGYGRLAFGILLFQDLAVIPLLAALPLLGQAQAAAVEPGWHTGLKVLAVLVGVVLVGRFLLRPLFRVVASFHSQELFTATALLVVVGTASLLSAVGLSMALGAFLAGVLLSESEYRHELEADIEPFKGLLLGLFFIAVGMSVNLSLIVEKPLLITGLVLGLVALKGAVLYGLGRFSLKEQEPSLSLGIVISQGGEFAFVLFALAVSFQVMPPAVSELLVVVVGLSMATTPLFYAAYERWGRPRFRQQAQAREYNVAPEEDHPVIIAGFGRVGQVVGRLLRAKRIGFTAIDASPEHIDFMKRFGSQVFYGDASRLDLLRAARADKARVFVLAIDDIEASLRTAQTVKEHFPHLTVFARARNRIHAYRLLDLGIEHVMRETFAGSMEMGGDILQELGLTFSESHRVMERLREHDEKLLRETARYHHDEKKLVEMAARARKELESLFEQDDAEQKKSA
- a CDS encoding family 16 glycosylhydrolase produces the protein MRQRVAMWQRTWMGMLGAVACATVGCAGGPPEPEETAASSRLLLPPGNFLPNPSFESNVTGWSSWQGALSRVAHASAPDGASVVRVTRTAGDMYSLDDAPDAVASTTVGTVYRASAYVAAGNAGTVGKPVVLVVRERNAAGATVGYVEDSASLTTAFQHLTVDAPVQQSGNRVDVYVLQSGAVSGNVFLADALTLEVVPPATPGEPSNLLWSDEFDGVAGTSPNPQVWEAETGGMWDHGRTLQQYTGRSQNVQLNGSGHLRIIALRETYTGGDGVTRDYTSARIHTKGRLERQYGYVEVRLKAPVGNGTWPAAWLMGSTGEWPANGEFDLFEGEGALPTLAHGTLHGPGITYGWDSPGQVDYAPARVGDAWHTFGIYWDANRVEWYADRIKRFTFTRGTMGTWVFDQPNHVILNLALGDLGGDPASTVFPQVLEVDYVRWYANAPSN